CAGGCTTTCCACACCGCCTTTCGGGTTGCGCTTTGACGGACGCGAGCCGAGCGGCAGTTTGCCGAGCTCCAACTCCGGCGTGGCGGCCCTGAAGTACGGCACGAAATCCGGATTGCCGCGTACGATGGCGCGATAGGCGTCGCAGGAGATCTCCGACAACACATCCATCAGCTCGCGCCAGTCCTGCTTCGGTGCCGGTGGCGGCAGCAGGTTGGCTTCGAGGATCGCACTGGCGTACAGGGTCAGGCTGCTGACGGCCACTTCCGGTAGTCCCAGCTTGAAGCGGATCATCTCACCCTGCTCGGTCACGCGCAGGCCGCCTTTGAGGCTGCGTGGCGGTTGCGACAGCAGGGCAGCATGGGCGGGTGCGCCGCCGCGGCCAAGGGAGCCGCCACGGCCGTGGAACAGGGTCAGTTCCACTCCGGCTTCCTCGCATACGTTGACCAGGGCTTCCATTGCCCGGTACTGGGCCCAGCCGGCCGCCATGACCCCGGCATCTTTGGCAGAATCCGAGTAGCCAATCATCACCATCTGGTGGTTCTGGATAAAGCCGCGGTACCAGTCAATGTTCATCAGCTGGCTGATCACCGACTCGGCGTTATTGAGATCGTCGAGGGTTTCGAACAGCGGGCAGACATCCATCCGGAACGGGCAGCCGGCTTCCTGCAGCAGCAGGTGGACGGCGAGAACATCCGAGGCCGTGCGGGCCATGGAAATCACGTAGGCACCCAGCGCTTCGCGGGGTTGTTCGGCAATAATCCGGCAGGTGTCGATGACTTCCTGCACGTTGTCCGACGGCTGCCAGTTGCGCGGCAGCAGCGGACGTTTGGAAGACAGCTCGCGGACCAGGAAGGCGACCTTGTCCTGCTCGCTCCATTGATCGTAATCCCCCAGGCCCAGATAGCGGGTCAGTTCGGAAATCACATCCGAGTGGCGGGTGCTCTCCTGGCGGATGTCGAGACGGACCAGGTGAATGCCGAAACATTTGATCCGGCGCAGAACGTCCAGCAGCAGACCGTCGGCAATGATCCCCATGTCGCATTCGTGCAGCGACTGGTAACAGGCATAGAGTGGCTCCCACAGCTCGTTGACGTCCTCAAGGATCGGGGTGCTCGGGGCATTTTGGCCTTTAATGCGGGCATCCAGGACATCCCGGGTCTCGGTCAGTTTGGTGCGCAGGCCTTTGAGGATCGCCCGGTACGGTTCGTGCTCTTCACCAGCTAGTTCACGGACCTGGTCGTTGCATTTGACCATCGACAGTTCACTGACCAGCTCCTGAATATCGCCGAGGTACAGGTCGGCGGCTTTCCAGCGCGATAGCAGCAGTACTTCACGGGTGACTTTCGCGGTCACGAATGGGTTGCCGTCGCGATCGCCGCCCATCCAGGAAGAGAACTTTACCGGTGCGGCATCCATCGGCAGCCCTTCGCCGAGATGGTTCGTCAGCTTTTCGTCGAACTGGCGCAGAAATTCCGGTACCGCTTGCCACAGTGAATTCTCAACCACTGCGAAGCCCCATTTGGCTTCGTCGAGCGGCGTTGGACGCTGCTGGCGGATCACATCGGAGTGCCAGGCCTGGGCGATCAATTGTTCCAGACGCTGCTCTACCCGCTGGCGCTCGCTGTGCGATAGCTCGCTCAGCTCCAGCTTTGAGAGGCACTTATTGATCTGGACCAGTTTGTGGATCATGGTACGGCGGGCAATTTCCGTCGGGTGGGCGGTCAGCACCAGC
Above is a window of Photobacterium sp. TY1-4 DNA encoding:
- the ppc gene encoding phosphoenolpyruvate carboxylase, with translation MNELYSALRSNVSMLGHLLGNTIKEAHGEPLLDKVETIRKLSKSARGGNQADREKLIDELQNLPDDQLLPVARAFSQFLNLTNIAEQYHTVSRHCEAHVCNPDAIDDLFAKLNQQQVSQLDSVQAVRDLNIELVLTAHPTEIARRTMIHKLVQINKCLSKLELSELSHSERQRVEQRLEQLIAQAWHSDVIRQQRPTPLDEAKWGFAVVENSLWQAVPEFLRQFDEKLTNHLGEGLPMDAAPVKFSSWMGGDRDGNPFVTAKVTREVLLLSRWKAADLYLGDIQELVSELSMVKCNDQVRELAGEEHEPYRAILKGLRTKLTETRDVLDARIKGQNAPSTPILEDVNELWEPLYACYQSLHECDMGIIADGLLLDVLRRIKCFGIHLVRLDIRQESTRHSDVISELTRYLGLGDYDQWSEQDKVAFLVRELSSKRPLLPRNWQPSDNVQEVIDTCRIIAEQPREALGAYVISMARTASDVLAVHLLLQEAGCPFRMDVCPLFETLDDLNNAESVISQLMNIDWYRGFIQNHQMVMIGYSDSAKDAGVMAAGWAQYRAMEALVNVCEEAGVELTLFHGRGGSLGRGGAPAHAALLSQPPRSLKGGLRVTEQGEMIRFKLGLPEVAVSSLTLYASAILEANLLPPPAPKQDWRELMDVLSEISCDAYRAIVRGNPDFVPYFRAATPELELGKLPLGSRPSKRNPKGGVESLRAIPWIFAWSQNRLLLPAWLGAGEAIQYSIDKGHAKQLEEMCREWPFFSTRLGMLEMVYTKTNIEIAEYYDRRLTDQRLWPLGEQLRSQLQQDIKAVLTVENSAHLMEQNPWGAESIRLRNIYVEPLNMLQAELLYRTRQQETPSPILEEALMITIAGIATGMRNTG